The following are encoded in a window of Salvelinus fontinalis isolate EN_2023a chromosome 40, ASM2944872v1, whole genome shotgun sequence genomic DNA:
- the LOC129839056 gene encoding zinc finger protein ZFP2-like, with amino-acid sequence MPSMSEPKSPGSYCGVPALRSSQWGPEMVFVKLEECSQPLELNVIVKEEEEEREVKEEEIGIKEEVEERAFKEGEMEERAFKEEAEERAFKEEAEERAFKEEAEERAVTEVENREEEEEVDGNTDPGEISNPGSDSDPSSTASGNHKQHRQRNSRQKHHHCMDCFTSFYEPEELRRHTCRPHPCSDCSGSFICPTHLKSKQTQKRRKVYPCGQCGKRFQTPSKLKTHQRTHTGEKPYHCSVCGKGFSQSNQLKTHQRTHTGQKPYHCSQCGKSFSWLHSLKTHQITHTGEKPYHCSQCGKRFSLVGNLKRHQLTHTVEKPYRCSHCGKSFSQLHHLKTHQLIHTGQKPYHCSQCGKNFSHPKDLKSHQRTHTGEKPFHCSQCGKSFSQLSTLKKHQLTHTGEKPYPCSQCGKRFTRLYQLKAHQITHTEEKPYHCSQCGDSFTSSYFLKKHQLIHTGEKPFHCSQCGKNFSHSSTLKTHQITHTGEKPHRCSQCGKSFGHSSTLKTHQITHTGEKPHRCSQCGKSFSQSSTLKKHQRTHSGESCVIKAEDTSLFT; translated from the exons CCTTCCATGTCTGAACCCAAGTCCCCGGGTTCTTACTGTGGTGTTCCAGCACTGAGAAGCTCACAGTGGGGCCCAGAGATGGTCTTTGTGAAGCTGGAGGAATGTAGTCAACCACTGGAACTCAATGTGATAgtcaaagaggaagaggaggagagggaagtcaAAGAAGAGGAGATAGGGAttaaagaggaggtggaggagagagcatttaaagagggggagatggaggagagagcattcaaagaggaggcggaggagagaGCATTCaaagaggaggcggaggagagaGCATTCaaagaggaggcggaggagagaGCAGTCACAGAAGTGGAGaacagggaagaggaggaagaagtagATGGTAACACTGACCCAG GAGAGATCTCCAACCCAGGTTCAGACAGTGACCCCAGTTCCACAGCATCAGGAAACCATAAACAACACAGACAGAGGAACTCAAGACAGAAACATCACCACTGCATGGACTGCTTCACTAGTTTCTATGAGCCAGAGGAGTTGAGGAGACACACTTGTAGGCCCCACCCCTGTTCAGATTGCAGTGGCAGCTTTATTTGCCCAACTCACCTCAAATCAAAACAGACTCAAAAAAGGAGGAAGGTGTACCcatgtggtcaatgtgggaagagatttcaAACACCAAGCAAACTAAAGACGCACCAGagaactcacacaggagagaagccatacCACTGCTCTGTTTGTGGGAAGGGTTTCAGTCAGTCGAACCAACTAAAGACACACCAGAGAACTCACACAGGacagaagccttaccactgctctcagtgtggaaagagtttcagtTGGTTACACAGCCTGAAGACACACCAGATAactcacacaggggagaagccttaccactgctcgcAGTGTGGAAAGCGTTTCAGTCTGGTCGGAAACCTAAAGAGACACCAGCTAACCCACACAGTAGAGAAGCCTTACCGCTGCTCtcattgtgggaagagtttcagtCAGTTACACCATCTAAAGACACACCAGTTAATTCACACAGGACAGAAGCCATATCACTGCTCTCAATGTGGGAAGAATTTCAGTCATCCAAAAGACTTAAAGTCGCACCAGaggactcacacaggagagaagccattccactgctcccaatgtggaaagagtttcagtCAGTTATCAACTCTGAAAAAACACCAGctaactcacacaggagagaagccttaccccTGCTCTCAATGTGGGAAGCGTTTCACCAGGTTATATCAACTGAAGGCACACCAGATAACACACACAGAAGAGAAACCTTACCACTGCTCTCAATGTGGTGATAGTTTCACCAGTTCATATTTCCTAAAGAAACACCAGCTAATTCACACGGGAGAAAAGCCattccactgctcccagtgtgggaaGAATTTCAGTCATTCATCAACTTTGAAGACACAtcagataactcacaccggagAGAAGCCTCACCGCTGttctcagtgtgggaagagttttggtcattcATCAACTCTCAAGACACATCAGataactcacacaggagagaagcctcaccgctgctctcagtgtgggaagagtttcagcCAGTCATCAACTTTGAAGAAACATCAGAGAACTCACTCAGGAGAAAGCTGTGTCATCAAAGCTGAAGACACTAGCTTATTCACATAG